One region of Calditrichota bacterium genomic DNA includes:
- a CDS encoding PDZ domain-containing protein: MHLSKFLSALFLPVALVLSGAMPSSAKEEKKVVVVTSGDDAKGAYVGIFPEALDADDREALDFKGDGILVEDVVEEGPADKAGIDEGDIILKVGGESVSSVSDFRDRIRNCTPGDKVAVVVWRKGAEKSIDVTLAERPSSMSWHDLDLDFNWQHEETAVPFLGVTSRTIEGDIARDYFSVDKGALVEEVVNDSPAKKAGLKSGDVIVKLGGRATESQEALVQAIRSGKPGEQVKIDYIRKGKKVSAEVELGERKEMRMMGMTSPQERRIRIERNGEIIDEEQIREIVREALVKAKVALGDAREDIHKEIERLKEEMRELKKEIEQKKAPDKTKS, encoded by the coding sequence ATGCACCTGTCCAAATTTCTTTCCGCACTTTTTCTCCCGGTTGCGCTGGTCTTGAGTGGGGCGATGCCCTCTTCTGCCAAGGAGGAGAAGAAGGTCGTCGTCGTCACCTCTGGCGATGACGCAAAGGGCGCTTACGTCGGCATCTTTCCTGAAGCGCTCGATGCCGACGACCGCGAAGCACTTGATTTCAAGGGAGATGGCATTCTTGTGGAGGATGTCGTCGAGGAGGGACCAGCCGACAAAGCCGGCATAGATGAAGGCGACATCATTTTGAAGGTGGGTGGCGAGTCCGTTTCGTCAGTGTCGGACTTTCGCGACCGTATCCGCAACTGCACCCCCGGCGACAAGGTCGCGGTTGTCGTCTGGCGCAAAGGGGCCGAGAAGAGCATCGACGTAACCCTCGCCGAACGCCCGTCCTCGATGTCGTGGCATGACTTAGACCTGGACTTCAATTGGCAGCATGAAGAGACCGCCGTGCCGTTTCTGGGAGTCACATCGCGCACCATCGAGGGCGACATTGCCAGGGATTACTTTAGCGTAGATAAGGGCGCCCTGGTCGAGGAGGTGGTCAATGACTCCCCGGCTAAGAAGGCGGGTCTCAAGTCGGGCGACGTGATCGTCAAGTTGGGCGGCAGGGCGACCGAATCGCAGGAGGCGCTCGTTCAGGCCATTCGTTCCGGCAAACCGGGTGAGCAGGTGAAGATCGATTACATCCGCAAAGGGAAGAAAGTGTCCGCCGAGGTCGAACTCGGCGAGCGGAAGGAGATGCGGATGATGGGGATGACGAGTCCTCAGGAACGGCGCATCCGGATCGAGCGCAACGGCGAGATCATCGACGAGGAGCAGATCCGCGAGATCGTTCGGGAAGCCTTGGTCAAGGCCAAGGTAGCGCTTGGCGATGCCCGGGAGGACATTCACAAGGAAATTGAGCGTCTTAAGGAAGAGATGCGCGAACTGAAGAAGGAGATCGAGCAGAAGAAGGCGCCCGACAAGACAAAGAGTTAG
- a CDS encoding DMT family transporter, with product MSWKYWALLATLAWTAWGLAVKFALSRVDWARLEVLTCVAGLAAMAMIMPSAFKVRPSSGDLAGLLAGGFGALGAILFYIALSKGPVSIIVPLTSLYVVGVALFAVLVWGEPVTLRRVLGIVCAVAAIILIAGD from the coding sequence GTGAGTTGGAAGTATTGGGCATTACTGGCGACGCTGGCTTGGACCGCCTGGGGGCTGGCGGTCAAGTTTGCATTGTCGCGAGTCGATTGGGCGCGCCTTGAGGTTCTGACCTGCGTGGCCGGTCTTGCTGCGATGGCAATGATAATGCCGTCGGCGTTCAAGGTTCGTCCGTCGAGTGGGGACTTGGCGGGGCTTTTGGCCGGTGGCTTTGGCGCGTTAGGGGCAATACTGTTTTACATCGCCCTTTCCAAAGGTCCGGTCAGTATCATCGTTCCCCTCACGTCGCTATATGTGGTCGGCGTGGCGCTCTTCGCGGTGCTGGTCTGGGGTGAGCCGGTGACTTTGCGGCGAGTCCTGGGTATCGTCTGCGCGGTAGCGGCGATTATTCTGATAGCAGGTGATTAA
- a CDS encoding peptidylprolyl isomerase: protein MSDERPIPTEAKPAAERKAELTAPTIEEVGDTSEVAVISTAKGDFTVEFFPAVAPLHVANFKKLARAGFYDGTTFHRVLPGFVIQGGDPNTKDSDPNNDGMGGPPWKVKAEFNDILHEKGILSMARSQDINSAGSQFFVCLGRTPHLDNKYTVFGKVIRGIETVDAIGAMKRDPSNPHDRTLPAVIIRSVKVVSRSALPQG, encoded by the coding sequence ATGTCTGATGAACGTCCCATCCCGACAGAAGCGAAGCCTGCTGCAGAGAGGAAAGCCGAACTAACCGCCCCCACCATCGAGGAGGTCGGCGACACCTCCGAGGTCGCGGTCATCTCGACGGCCAAGGGCGATTTCACCGTCGAGTTCTTCCCTGCCGTTGCGCCTCTGCACGTAGCCAACTTCAAGAAACTGGCTCGCGCCGGTTTCTATGACGGGACGACCTTCCACCGCGTCCTGCCCGGGTTCGTCATTCAAGGCGGGGATCCCAACACCAAAGACTCCGATCCCAACAACGATGGAATGGGCGGACCACCCTGGAAAGTGAAAGCCGAGTTTAACGATATTCTGCATGAAAAGGGCATCCTCTCGATGGCCCGCAGCCAGGATATCAACTCCGCCGGCAGCCAGTTCTTCGTCTGTCTCGGTCGAACGCCCCACCTTGACAACAAATACACGGTATTCGGTAAGGTGATCCGCGGGATCGAGACCGTCGATGCGATCGGCGCGATGAAGCGCGACCCCTCGAATCCTCACGACCGGACTCTCCCGGCGGTCATTATCCGGTCGGTGAAAGTAGTGTCGCGATCGGCACTGCCCCAAGGGTGA
- a CDS encoding T9SS type A sorting domain-containing protein yields the protein MRLKIELLLAALLIYPVSQAAAYPDNPPDGVAGNPPARNTCVQCHNTFALNSGQGRLELLNAPERYRSGQRYRITVRLSDPGASRWGFELTSLNSQNARFGALTTVNNITQVSGFGNSPQYLKHNINGTFRGQGGAAQWEFDWTAPNGDNLGPVTFWFAGNAANNNNSTTGDRIYASSASIGQEPPPLDRFATPLAAGWNIMSTICPPPNPDIPTVFREIVNREHLLIVKDQSGRFYVPGLFNSIAGYDVRQGYMVKLSDPDTLLVISDPVPPDHPIPLRQGWNFVAYFPEQQVAAPTAFSNLGENIIFAKDERGNFYNRAQNFSNMGNLRRGKGYQVKMAVADTLVWNFGQGLMAIDDRFPESMEVSAPVQHFPEIAPTGSNMSLLLNVECRVQDVDWEAGVFTEAGLAVGSAVHRHSDDCAENSALGLAVWGDDPTTEAIDGARDGEQLTIRIYDGQMERVVRPIWQEGNGCYSSEACLTGTLEVGREAGFNPTEMTLISAWPNPFNARTRIAYRLDRATPYRLALHDPSGRELQLIEAGTSPAGEHAVEWDGEGLVNGVYFVRLTTAYEAKTMKVFLIK from the coding sequence ATGCGATTGAAAATAGAACTTCTGTTGGCAGCCTTGCTCATCTACCCCGTTTCGCAAGCGGCAGCCTATCCCGACAACCCACCCGATGGTGTAGCCGGAAATCCACCGGCCCGGAACACCTGCGTTCAATGCCATAACACTTTTGCGCTCAACAGCGGCCAGGGGCGGCTTGAGTTGCTCAACGCCCCGGAGCGCTACCGTTCGGGCCAGCGGTACCGGATCACCGTCCGCCTCAGCGATCCGGGCGCCAGCCGGTGGGGCTTCGAACTGACCTCGCTGAACAGCCAGAACGCCCGTTTCGGGGCGCTGACCACGGTCAACAACATCACTCAGGTGAGCGGATTCGGCAACAGCCCACAGTATTTGAAGCACAACATCAACGGCACGTTCCGCGGTCAGGGTGGCGCGGCGCAATGGGAATTCGACTGGACTGCTCCCAACGGCGACAACCTCGGGCCGGTTACGTTTTGGTTTGCCGGCAATGCCGCCAACAACAACAACAGTACGACCGGTGACCGAATTTACGCATCGTCGGCTTCAATCGGGCAGGAGCCGCCGCCGCTCGACAGGTTTGCCACGCCGCTTGCCGCCGGGTGGAACATCATGTCCACCATTTGCCCGCCGCCCAATCCTGACATCCCGACCGTCTTCCGGGAGATTGTCAACCGGGAGCACTTGTTGATCGTCAAGGACCAGTCCGGGCGATTCTATGTGCCGGGCCTGTTCAACAGCATCGCCGGTTACGACGTCCGGCAGGGCTATATGGTTAAACTCTCGGATCCCGATACGCTGCTTGTGATAAGCGATCCGGTGCCGCCCGATCACCCCATTCCGCTTCGGCAGGGTTGGAACTTCGTCGCTTACTTCCCGGAGCAGCAGGTCGCTGCACCAACGGCGTTTAGCAATCTGGGCGAAAACATCATTTTCGCGAAGGACGAGCGAGGCAATTTCTACAACCGGGCGCAGAACTTTTCCAACATGGGCAATTTACGCCGCGGCAAGGGCTATCAGGTGAAGATGGCTGTTGCCGACACGCTGGTCTGGAATTTTGGACAAGGCTTGATGGCCATTGATGACAGATTTCCGGAGTCAATGGAAGTCTCTGCGCCGGTGCAGCATTTTCCGGAGATTGCTCCGACCGGATCGAATATGAGCCTGCTCCTGAATGTGGAGTGCAGAGTGCAGGATGTGGATTGGGAAGCCGGTGTTTTTACCGAAGCCGGGCTGGCGGTGGGATCGGCGGTGCATCGCCATTCTGATGATTGTGCAGAGAACTCTGCACTCGGTCTGGCTGTTTGGGGGGATGATCCGACGACCGAGGCGATAGACGGCGCACGCGATGGCGAGCAACTCACTATCCGCATCTATGACGGGCAGATGGAGCGGGTTGTTCGACCGATATGGCAGGAGGGGAATGGCTGCTACTCGTCGGAAGCCTGCCTCACGGGGACGCTCGAAGTGGGGCGCGAAGCCGGTTTTAACCCGACCGAGATGACTCTCATATCAGCCTGGCCTAATCCCTTCAATGCGCGGACCCGCATTGCCTATCGGTTGGACCGGGCGACGCCTTACCGACTTGCGCTTCACGATCCTTCCGGTCGGGAATTGCAACTGATCGAAGCCGGCACAAGTCCAGCAGGGGAGCATGCTGTCGAGTGGGACGGCGAAGGTCTGGTGAACGGAGTCTATTTCGTCAGACTCACGACCGCATACGAAGCGAAGACGATGAAGGTGTTCCTTATTAAGTAG